Proteins co-encoded in one Quercus robur chromosome 8, dhQueRobu3.1, whole genome shotgun sequence genomic window:
- the LOC126696926 gene encoding F-box/kelch-repeat protein SKIP4 translates to MEHFDSGSDSVSQVELTPLICGLPDDIALFCLARVPRKYHMLLRCVSKRWRDLVCSEEWHSYRRKHKLDETWIYALCRDKFEQVCCYVLDPNSSRRCWKPIQELPPRSLKRKGIGFEVLGKKLYLLGGCGWSEDATNEVYCYDTSRNTWSDVAPLSTARCYFACEVLDEKIYAIGGLGSNSSNPNSWDTYDPCTDNWKSHSDPNIVPEIEDSIVMDGKIYIRCGTSAVTSHVYAVVYEPSSGTWQHADADMVSGWRGPAVVVDGTLYVLDQSSGTRLIMWQKETREWLPVGRLSTLRTRPPCQMVAIGTTIFVVGKGLSTVVIDVGNAGNMGGVMMSSTISKITSDDDVISCKCLAI, encoded by the exons ATGGAACATTTTGATAGTGGATCAGACAGTGTCAGTCAAGTGGAATTGACACCTCTAATATGTGGACTTCCAGATGACATTGCTCTTTTTTGCCTGGCAAGGGTTCCTCGAAAGTACCATATGCTCCTTAGGTGTGTTTCAAAGAGATGGAGAGACCTAGTGTGCAGTGAAGAGTGGCATTCTTACCGCCGAAAGCATAAACTTGATGAGACTTGGATTTATGCTTTGTGTCGAGACAAATTTGAGCAGGTTTGCTGTTATGTGTTGGACCCCAATTCATCAAGAAGATGTTGGAAGCCCATTCAAGAACTTCCACCTCGCAGTTTGAAGAGAAAAGGCATTGGTTTTGAGGTTTTGGGTAAGAAACTCTACTTGTTGGGTGGCTGTGGATGGTCTGAAGATGCTACCAATGAAGTTTACTGCTATGATACTTCGAGGAACACTTGGAGTGATGTTGCTCCATTATCAACTGCAAG GTGTTATTTTGCTTGTGAAGTTCTAGATGAGAAAATTTATGCCATTGGTGGGCTAGGCTCAAATTCAAGCAATCCAAATTCTTGGGACACTTATGACCCTTGCACAGATAATTGGAAGTCTCACTCAGATCCAAACATTGTTCCTGAAATTGAAGATTCTATAGTCATGGATGGGAAGATTTATATTCGATGTGGCACTTCTGCTGTAACTTCTCATGTGTATGCAGTAGTTTATGAACCATCAAGCGGCACGTGGCAACATGCAGATGCTGACATGGTATCTGGATGGCGGGGTCCAGCAGTTGTTGTGGATGGGACCCTATATGTATTGGATCAGAGTTCAGGAACCAGGCTGATAATGTGGCAAAAAGAGACTAGGGAATGGTTACCAGTTGGGAGGTTGTCAACTTTGCGTACAAGACCACCCTGCCAGATGGTTGCTATTGGGACAACCATTTTTGTTGTAGGAAAGGGGCTTAGCACTGTTGTGATTGATGTTGGTAATGCAGGGAATATGGGAGGGGTGATGATGAGTTCTACTATTTCTAAAATTACTTCTGATGATGATGTAATTAGCTGTAAATGTTTAGCAATTTGA